A genomic region of Pyrus communis chromosome 14, drPyrComm1.1, whole genome shotgun sequence contains the following coding sequences:
- the LOC137715275 gene encoding uncharacterized protein isoform X2 produces MSDQGEKTCPLCAEEMDLTDQQLKPCKCGYEICVWCWHHIMDMAEKDETEGRCPACRTPYDKEKIVGTAGKCVRLVAEINTEKKMKSQKAKVKSTEGRKQLTSVRVIQRNLVYIVGLPLNLADEDLLQRREYFGQYGKVQKVSMSRTAAGVIQQFPNNTCSVYITYLKEEEAIRCIQNVHGFLLDGRSLRACFGTTKYCHAWLRNVPCTNPDCLYLHEVGSQEDSFTKDEIISAYTRVQQITGTENSMQRRSGSVLPPPLDDYCNTSSSSAAGPIIKNGSSNTESLIRGSPPNGSSGRSIALPAAASWGTRVSNCQPPATHIISSNGHSKQKPDTVSCTLPFSSAAVATVQSSTVHSDAGNRSALNEESQTVHAKSKPESLKIVKQRSGVDCQNDLSDNPAAPDEGSASVNVSSQLSAPSVSKDNDRGSSMQANISNPTNYNHLSYSYRHENENIFSAEEVVQNLCSDIPLMSIDRNAKVEHSSVVGPNSSLSDYSFVKSPRNQQYCAEQSREPPTTGDKAVTPVNGVCVTREQSNWTLDLQAQLVPSTSSEVEEDVLSFDNQRLKDPEVSRSTYLPSLPNTVHAPNHSRSPLLHNEAYGAVYANADRLFVDNKVKDSSLLSSSSVSITSNGYPENMVTRSGSERPLEHSYPLLNDIPGKHTGRFLDDAANPDFSTAVDKGESSIISNILSMDSLTWDDSLTSPQHFSKFLGETDRQSGALKMSSPWKVQNNNQSRFSFARQEDAKNQAFDVQSSLNVGGQFSNNQSFHQGFSENRDLFLDNLGIGNGFPSSTFEESENHASNHLAFSSNKLSAVSRAQISAPPGFSVPSRAPPPGFTSHERVDQDFDTLSGNHLYDNSSLLRNAYQPQATGNIGSSADIEFMDPAILAVGKGRLQGGLNNQGLEMRSNFPSQLSGYENDARLQLLMQRSLAPQQNLRFPDFGDGFSHVNDSYGFSSRRLEQSQASNLSPFSQMSLQQSRNRGMSNGHWDGWNEVQGGSNVGMSELLRNERLGFNKFYSGYEESKFRMPSSGDLYNRTFGR; encoded by the exons ATGAGTGACCAGGGAGAAAAGACTTGCCCTCTTTGCGCGGAGGAGATGGATTTGACAGATCAGCAATTGAAGCCATGCAAATGTGGTTATGAG ATatgtgtttggtgttggcaCCACATAATGGACATGGCTGAGAAGGATGAGACAGAGGGGCGGTGCCCTGCATGCCGCACTCCTTATGACAAGGAAAAGATTGTAGGAACGGCTGGAAAGTGTGTGAG GCTGGTGGCAGAAATCAACACTGAGAAAAAGATGAAGTCTCAGAAGGCAAAGGTCAAATCTACCGAAGGGCGGAAGCAGCTGACTAGCGTGCGAGTCATTCAACGGAACCTCGTTTACATAGTTGGATTGCCTCTTAATCTGGCAGATGAAGAT CTTCTGCAGCGCAGAGAATATTTTGGTCAGTATGGGAAGGTTCAAAAAGTGTCTATGTCTCGAACAGCAGCTGGCGTCATTCAGCAATTTCCAAACAATACATGTAGTGT ATATATTACATACTTGAAAGAGGAGGAAGCAATCCGTTGTATTCAAAATGTACATGGGTTCCTCTTGGATGGTAGATCTTTGAG GGCTTGCTTTGGGACCACAAAATATTGTCATGCATGGCTGAGGAATGTG CCTTGCACCAATCCTGATTGTTTGTATCTGCACGAGGTTGGGTCTCAGGAGGATAGTTTCACTAAAGATGAAATAATTTCTGCATACACTAG GGTACAACAAATTACTGGTACAGAAAACAGTATGCAACGGCGTTCAGGGAGTGTTTTGCCTCCCCCACTAGATGATTATTGCAACACCAGTTCTTCTTCTGCGGCAGGACCAATTATTAAAAACGGTTCAAGT AATACTGAAAGTCTTATTAGAGGTTCTCCTCCAAATGGAAGCTCTGGTAGATCTATTGCTCTTCCAGCTGCAGCCTCATG GGGAACACGTGTTTCAAACTGCCAACCACCAGCTACACATATAATAAGTTCAAATGGACATTCAAAACAGAAACCTGATACAGTCAGTTGCACGTTGCCATTTTCTTCAGCAGCTGTTGCTACTGTTCAGTCATCTACAGTGCATAGTGATGCTGGAAATAGGTCAGCATTAAATGAAGAAAGTCAGACTGTGCATGCTAAATCTAAACCAGAATCATTGAAGATTGTGAAACAGCGTAGTGGCGTGGATTGTCAAAATGATCTGTCTGACAATCCTGCTGCACCCGATGAAGGCTCTGCTTCTGTGAATGTTAGCAGCCAGTTATCTGCCCCATCAGTATCCAAGGACAATGATAGAGGCAGTAGCATGCAGGCAAACATTAGCAATCCCACCAACTATAATCATCTATCTTACAGTTATCGTCATGAAAATGAAAACATTTTTTCTGCTGAAGAAGTGGTCCaaaacttatgctctgatatcCCTCTAATGAGCATTGATAGAAATGCCAAGGTTGAACATTCCAGTGTAGTCGGACCTAATAGTTCCCTTTCAGATTACTCCTTTGTTAAATCGCCTCGGAACCAACAATATTGTGCTGAGCAATCTAGAGAGCCTCCAACAACTGGTGATAAAGCTGTCACACCTGTTAATGGGGTGTGTGTTACAAGGGAACAATCCAACTGGACCCTAGATTTGCAAGCCCAATTAGTGCCAAGTACATCTTCAGAAGTGGAAGAGGATGTACTATCTTTTGACAATCAAAGACTAAAGGATCCAGAAGTGAGTCGATCAACATATTTGCCTAGTTTGCCTAATACAGTACATGCTCCAAACCACTCTAGGTCTCCTTTGTTGCATAATGAGGCTTATGGTGCAGTTTATGCCAATGCTGATCGTCTATTTGTAGATAACAAAGTTAAGGACAGTTCACTTCTATCTTCGTCCAGTGTTTCAATAACATCTAATGGATACCCTGAAAACATGGTAACCAGATCTGGTTCAGAGAGGCCCTTGGAGCATTCCTATCCTCTTCTAAATGACATCCCAGGGAAGCACACTGGAAGATTCCTGGATGATGCAGCAAATCCTGATTTCAGTACTGCTGTTGACAAGGGAGAGAGTAGCATAATCTCAAATATATTATCGATGGACTCACTAACATGGGATGACTCACTAACATCACCACAGCATTTCTCCAAATTCTTGGGTGAAACTGATAGACAGTCTGGAGCTCTCAAAATGTCGAGTCCTTGGAAAGTACAAAATAACAATCAGTCCAGATTCTCTTTTGCAAGACAGGAGGATGCTAAAAATCAAGCATTTGATGTACAGTCATCTCTGAATGTTGGCGGGCAGTTTTCTAATAACCAGTCATTCCACCAAGGCTTTTCTGAAAATAGAGATTTATTTTTGGATAATCTAGGAATTGGCAATGGTTTCCCATCTAGTACTTTTGAAGAATCTGAAAATCATGCCAGCAATCATTTAGCTTTCTCTTCTAACAAGCTTTCTG CGGTTTCAAGGGCTCAAATTTCTGCTCCTCCTGGATTCTCTGTGCCAAGCAGGGCACCACCTCCGGGCTTTACTTCTCATGAGAGAGTGGATCAGGACTTTGACACTCTGTCTG GGAATCATCTGTATGATAATTCATCTTTGTTGAGAAACGCATATCAACCTCAGGCAACTGGAAATATTGGGAGCTCCGCAGATATTGAGTTTATGGATCCCGCTATATTGGCAGTTGGAAAGGGGAGACTGCAAGGTGGGCTTAACAACCAAGGCCTAGAAATGAGATCAAACTTCCCTTCGCAGTTAAGTGGGTATGAAAATGATGCAAGGCTTCAACTATTGATGCAAAGATCACTGGCCCCACAACAAAATCTTAGATTTCCTGATTTTGGGGATGGTTTTTCTCACGTCAATGATTCTTATGGTTTCTCCTCAAGGCGTTTGGAGCAGTCCCAGGCTAGCAATCTTTCCCCTTTTTCGCAAATGTCCCTCCAACAGTCCAGAAACCGGGGCATGTCAAATGGCCACTGGGATGGGTGGAATGAGGTTCAGGGTGGAAGCAATGTAGGTATGTCAGAGCTCCTGAGAAATGAGAGACTAGGATTCAACAAGTTTTACTCTGGTTATGAAGAATCAAAGTTTCGGATGCCTAGCTCCGGCGATCTATATAACAGAACATTTGGGAGGTAA
- the LOC137715275 gene encoding uncharacterized protein isoform X1, protein MSDQGEKTCPLCAEEMDLTDQQLKPCKCGYEICVWCWHHIMDMAEKDETEGRCPACRTPYDKEKIVGTAGKCVRLVAEINTEKKMKSQKAKVKSTEGRKQLTSVRVIQRNLVYIVGLPLNLADEDLLQRREYFGQYGKVQKVSMSRTAAGVIQQFPNNTCSVYITYLKEEEAIRCIQNVHGFLLDGRSLRACFGTTKYCHAWLRNVPCTNPDCLYLHEVGSQEDSFTKDEIISAYTRSRVQQITGTENSMQRRSGSVLPPPLDDYCNTSSSSAAGPIIKNGSSNTESLIRGSPPNGSSGRSIALPAAASWGTRVSNCQPPATHIISSNGHSKQKPDTVSCTLPFSSAAVATVQSSTVHSDAGNRSALNEESQTVHAKSKPESLKIVKQRSGVDCQNDLSDNPAAPDEGSASVNVSSQLSAPSVSKDNDRGSSMQANISNPTNYNHLSYSYRHENENIFSAEEVVQNLCSDIPLMSIDRNAKVEHSSVVGPNSSLSDYSFVKSPRNQQYCAEQSREPPTTGDKAVTPVNGVCVTREQSNWTLDLQAQLVPSTSSEVEEDVLSFDNQRLKDPEVSRSTYLPSLPNTVHAPNHSRSPLLHNEAYGAVYANADRLFVDNKVKDSSLLSSSSVSITSNGYPENMVTRSGSERPLEHSYPLLNDIPGKHTGRFLDDAANPDFSTAVDKGESSIISNILSMDSLTWDDSLTSPQHFSKFLGETDRQSGALKMSSPWKVQNNNQSRFSFARQEDAKNQAFDVQSSLNVGGQFSNNQSFHQGFSENRDLFLDNLGIGNGFPSSTFEESENHASNHLAFSSNKLSAVSRAQISAPPGFSVPSRAPPPGFTSHERVDQDFDTLSGNHLYDNSSLLRNAYQPQATGNIGSSADIEFMDPAILAVGKGRLQGGLNNQGLEMRSNFPSQLSGYENDARLQLLMQRSLAPQQNLRFPDFGDGFSHVNDSYGFSSRRLEQSQASNLSPFSQMSLQQSRNRGMSNGHWDGWNEVQGGSNVGMSELLRNERLGFNKFYSGYEESKFRMPSSGDLYNRTFGR, encoded by the exons ATGAGTGACCAGGGAGAAAAGACTTGCCCTCTTTGCGCGGAGGAGATGGATTTGACAGATCAGCAATTGAAGCCATGCAAATGTGGTTATGAG ATatgtgtttggtgttggcaCCACATAATGGACATGGCTGAGAAGGATGAGACAGAGGGGCGGTGCCCTGCATGCCGCACTCCTTATGACAAGGAAAAGATTGTAGGAACGGCTGGAAAGTGTGTGAG GCTGGTGGCAGAAATCAACACTGAGAAAAAGATGAAGTCTCAGAAGGCAAAGGTCAAATCTACCGAAGGGCGGAAGCAGCTGACTAGCGTGCGAGTCATTCAACGGAACCTCGTTTACATAGTTGGATTGCCTCTTAATCTGGCAGATGAAGAT CTTCTGCAGCGCAGAGAATATTTTGGTCAGTATGGGAAGGTTCAAAAAGTGTCTATGTCTCGAACAGCAGCTGGCGTCATTCAGCAATTTCCAAACAATACATGTAGTGT ATATATTACATACTTGAAAGAGGAGGAAGCAATCCGTTGTATTCAAAATGTACATGGGTTCCTCTTGGATGGTAGATCTTTGAG GGCTTGCTTTGGGACCACAAAATATTGTCATGCATGGCTGAGGAATGTG CCTTGCACCAATCCTGATTGTTTGTATCTGCACGAGGTTGGGTCTCAGGAGGATAGTTTCACTAAAGATGAAATAATTTCTGCATACACTAG GAGTAGGGTACAACAAATTACTGGTACAGAAAACAGTATGCAACGGCGTTCAGGGAGTGTTTTGCCTCCCCCACTAGATGATTATTGCAACACCAGTTCTTCTTCTGCGGCAGGACCAATTATTAAAAACGGTTCAAGT AATACTGAAAGTCTTATTAGAGGTTCTCCTCCAAATGGAAGCTCTGGTAGATCTATTGCTCTTCCAGCTGCAGCCTCATG GGGAACACGTGTTTCAAACTGCCAACCACCAGCTACACATATAATAAGTTCAAATGGACATTCAAAACAGAAACCTGATACAGTCAGTTGCACGTTGCCATTTTCTTCAGCAGCTGTTGCTACTGTTCAGTCATCTACAGTGCATAGTGATGCTGGAAATAGGTCAGCATTAAATGAAGAAAGTCAGACTGTGCATGCTAAATCTAAACCAGAATCATTGAAGATTGTGAAACAGCGTAGTGGCGTGGATTGTCAAAATGATCTGTCTGACAATCCTGCTGCACCCGATGAAGGCTCTGCTTCTGTGAATGTTAGCAGCCAGTTATCTGCCCCATCAGTATCCAAGGACAATGATAGAGGCAGTAGCATGCAGGCAAACATTAGCAATCCCACCAACTATAATCATCTATCTTACAGTTATCGTCATGAAAATGAAAACATTTTTTCTGCTGAAGAAGTGGTCCaaaacttatgctctgatatcCCTCTAATGAGCATTGATAGAAATGCCAAGGTTGAACATTCCAGTGTAGTCGGACCTAATAGTTCCCTTTCAGATTACTCCTTTGTTAAATCGCCTCGGAACCAACAATATTGTGCTGAGCAATCTAGAGAGCCTCCAACAACTGGTGATAAAGCTGTCACACCTGTTAATGGGGTGTGTGTTACAAGGGAACAATCCAACTGGACCCTAGATTTGCAAGCCCAATTAGTGCCAAGTACATCTTCAGAAGTGGAAGAGGATGTACTATCTTTTGACAATCAAAGACTAAAGGATCCAGAAGTGAGTCGATCAACATATTTGCCTAGTTTGCCTAATACAGTACATGCTCCAAACCACTCTAGGTCTCCTTTGTTGCATAATGAGGCTTATGGTGCAGTTTATGCCAATGCTGATCGTCTATTTGTAGATAACAAAGTTAAGGACAGTTCACTTCTATCTTCGTCCAGTGTTTCAATAACATCTAATGGATACCCTGAAAACATGGTAACCAGATCTGGTTCAGAGAGGCCCTTGGAGCATTCCTATCCTCTTCTAAATGACATCCCAGGGAAGCACACTGGAAGATTCCTGGATGATGCAGCAAATCCTGATTTCAGTACTGCTGTTGACAAGGGAGAGAGTAGCATAATCTCAAATATATTATCGATGGACTCACTAACATGGGATGACTCACTAACATCACCACAGCATTTCTCCAAATTCTTGGGTGAAACTGATAGACAGTCTGGAGCTCTCAAAATGTCGAGTCCTTGGAAAGTACAAAATAACAATCAGTCCAGATTCTCTTTTGCAAGACAGGAGGATGCTAAAAATCAAGCATTTGATGTACAGTCATCTCTGAATGTTGGCGGGCAGTTTTCTAATAACCAGTCATTCCACCAAGGCTTTTCTGAAAATAGAGATTTATTTTTGGATAATCTAGGAATTGGCAATGGTTTCCCATCTAGTACTTTTGAAGAATCTGAAAATCATGCCAGCAATCATTTAGCTTTCTCTTCTAACAAGCTTTCTG CGGTTTCAAGGGCTCAAATTTCTGCTCCTCCTGGATTCTCTGTGCCAAGCAGGGCACCACCTCCGGGCTTTACTTCTCATGAGAGAGTGGATCAGGACTTTGACACTCTGTCTG GGAATCATCTGTATGATAATTCATCTTTGTTGAGAAACGCATATCAACCTCAGGCAACTGGAAATATTGGGAGCTCCGCAGATATTGAGTTTATGGATCCCGCTATATTGGCAGTTGGAAAGGGGAGACTGCAAGGTGGGCTTAACAACCAAGGCCTAGAAATGAGATCAAACTTCCCTTCGCAGTTAAGTGGGTATGAAAATGATGCAAGGCTTCAACTATTGATGCAAAGATCACTGGCCCCACAACAAAATCTTAGATTTCCTGATTTTGGGGATGGTTTTTCTCACGTCAATGATTCTTATGGTTTCTCCTCAAGGCGTTTGGAGCAGTCCCAGGCTAGCAATCTTTCCCCTTTTTCGCAAATGTCCCTCCAACAGTCCAGAAACCGGGGCATGTCAAATGGCCACTGGGATGGGTGGAATGAGGTTCAGGGTGGAAGCAATGTAGGTATGTCAGAGCTCCTGAGAAATGAGAGACTAGGATTCAACAAGTTTTACTCTGGTTATGAAGAATCAAAGTTTCGGATGCCTAGCTCCGGCGATCTATATAACAGAACATTTGGGAGGTAA